Proteins from one Ovis aries strain OAR_USU_Benz2616 breed Rambouillet chromosome 12, ARS-UI_Ramb_v3.0, whole genome shotgun sequence genomic window:
- the LOC121816016 gene encoding histone H3.3C-like: MARTKRTVYKSTGGKVPHKQLVSEAAGKSAPSTSGMPRPHRYRPGTVALREVRPYQKSTHLLIRKLPFQRLVREIAQDFKTDLKFQSAAIRTLQEASEAYLVGLSEDSNLCAIHAQIVICAPSMRSFTITPQTRPVGSLEWGGGRRGAFSEDSFYGVL; encoded by the coding sequence ATGGCCCGGACCAAGAGGACAGTTTATAAGTCCACGGGTGGGAAAGTGCCCCACAAACAGCTGGTCAGTGAAGCGGCCGGGAAAAGCGCCCCCTCTACCAGCGGGATGCCAAGACCTCATCGCTACAGGCCCGGGACCGTTGCCCTCCGAGAAGTCCGTCCTTATCAGAAATCCACCCATCTTCTGATTCGGAAGCTGCCTTTCCAGAGACTGGTGAGGGAGATCGCCCAGGATTTCAAAACCGACTTGAAGTTCCAGAGTGCCGCCATCCGTACGCTGCAGGAGGCTAGCGAAGCGTACCTGGTGGGTTTGTCTGAAGATAGTAATCTGTGCGCCATCCATGCGCAGATAGTAATCTGTGCGCCATCCATGCGCAGTTTCACCATCACACCCCAAACACGCCCAGTTGGCTcgctggagtggggagggggcaggaggggagcttTCAGTGAAGACAGTTTTTATGGTGTTTTGTAG